One part of the Alphaproteobacteria bacterium genome encodes these proteins:
- a CDS encoding FecR domain-containing protein, with product MLVGPDGQTVVVRDYFSSDAPPTLITEGGSRISPDLAEALAGPVAPAQSAQAGQAAATPPIGQVQTLEGTATATRADGTEVTLTSGSAIFQGDVIETGSGASVGGVFIDTTTFSLGEDGRMVMDELVFDPENSEGTSSFSVVQGVFSFVSGQIAKSGPDAMVVRTPVATIGIRGTRVAGQAQAEGEVNTITLLVNDDGTVGELSVSNDAGTIVLNVANQTTQVLSFSQPPAPPVIMPAAQIQALYGSATAALPPQPATPPQIQATQEGDQQAGEGEGEGEGEGEGEDEGEGEGEGEGEGEGEGEAAAEGAPEGDLEGGSESSSEGGSEVAPFSLNDAVTRIFYDMIDTVIEWVSGSASP from the coding sequence GTGCTGGTCGGGCCGGACGGCCAGACCGTTGTGGTGCGGGACTACTTCTCCAGCGATGCTCCGCCAACGCTGATCACCGAGGGCGGCTCGCGGATCTCGCCTGATCTGGCCGAAGCCTTGGCCGGACCGGTGGCGCCGGCGCAATCCGCCCAGGCCGGCCAGGCCGCGGCAACGCCACCCATCGGCCAGGTACAAACCCTCGAAGGCACGGCCACGGCAACCCGGGCCGACGGCACCGAGGTAACGCTGACCTCGGGTTCGGCGATCTTCCAGGGTGACGTCATCGAAACCGGCTCGGGCGCCTCCGTCGGCGGCGTCTTCATCGATACCACGACGTTCTCGCTGGGCGAGGACGGCCGCATGGTGATGGACGAGCTGGTCTTCGACCCGGAGAACAGCGAAGGCACGTCATCGTTCTCGGTGGTGCAGGGTGTTTTCAGCTTCGTCTCTGGCCAGATTGCCAAGTCGGGTCCGGACGCCATGGTGGTACGCACGCCGGTGGCCACCATCGGCATCCGCGGAACGCGGGTGGCGGGCCAGGCGCAGGCCGAGGGCGAGGTCAATACCATCACGCTGTTGGTCAACGACGACGGCACGGTGGGCGAGCTATCGGTCTCCAACGACGCCGGCACGATCGTCCTTAACGTGGCCAACCAGACGACGCAGGTTCTGAGCTTCTCGCAACCTCCGGCACCGCCGGTGATCATGCCGGCGGCCCAGATCCAGGCGCTTTACGGCTCAGCCACTGCCGCCCTGCCGCCGCAGCCGGCGACGCCACCGCAGATCCAGGCGACGCAAGAGGGTGACCAGCAGGCCGGCGAAGGCGAGGGCGAGGGCGAGGGCGAGGGCGAGGGCGAAGACGAAGGCGAAGGCGAAGGCGAAGGCGAGGGCGAGGGCGAAGGCGAGGGCGAGGCCGCAGCCGAGGGGGCGCCGGAAGGCGATCTTGAGGGTGGTTCCGAAAGTAGTTCGGAAGGCGGCTCTGAAGTCGCGCCATTTAGCCTTAATGATGCAGTAACACGTATTTTTTATGACATGATTGATACAGTTATAGAATGGGTTAGCGGTTCCGCCTCGCCGTAG